Genomic DNA from Segatella copri:
ACTTGCCATCCTCTGTTTTTGGAATGGTATGGAAGGACAGACAGAAACCATCAAACTCATCTATGCCTATGTAACATACGTAGGCTTGTCTATGCTTTATACATTGATCAATGTGCCTTACGGAGCCTTGAACTCTTCGCTGACTCGCGATACAGACGAGATAACCATCCTTACCTCTGTACGTATGTTCATGGCAAATGTGGGTGGACTCTGTGTATCGGCAGGTGTTCCAATCCTGGTAGCCATGCTCGCAGCAGCCAAGGATCTCCCTATCGAGATGGCACTCTTCATGGGTTTGGGCTCTTTGCCATCTTTCATCTTTATGCCACTCGTTCCTGCCATCAAGAAAAAGGTGGGCAAGAAGAATATGTTCTACATCTTCCTTACTGTGGCTATCGTGGGTATGGCGATGCTTTATATCATCAGCAAGATGGGATCTGTAAAGGATCATATCACGCTGGTTTATATCGCTCAGTTCATCAAATCAACAGGCGTAATCGTAGCTACAGGATATATGTGGGCTCTGATTCCAGAGGTTATCTCTTTTGCAGAATATACCAGCGGCAAGCGTATTGCCGGCATCGTCAATGCCCTGACCGGTATCTTCTATAAGGCAGGTATGGCTTTGGGTGGTGTTATTCCTGGTGCAGTTCTTGCATGGACCGGTTATCAGGCAGCAGCTGCTCAGGAGGGCAACTCTCTTCCTACCGACAGTAATGCTTGGTTTGTTGCCATGCTGATTTTTGCCCTGGTAGGTTTCGCCCTTCTGGTATTCTGCTTTACCCAAACCAAGGAGCGTGTGGTAATGGACGAGAAGGAAACCAAGAATGTTAAGGTGAGTGACCTGTGGACAGAATTCTTCCATAACCGTCCTCTCCGTATCGTGGCACTCTTCTTCATTACAGCCTTCGCCATGATGTCGGTAGGTAATGCTGCCGGTGCTTACTTCATGAACGATTTGGAGCAGCAGACTCCTCTGGCACAGGAGGGTATCCGTTGGCTGGTATGTGTGATTCCTGCCATCTTGCTGGGTTTGGCGATGTTCATCATCTCTAAATATGAGTTGACCGATGAGGTCATCGACGACATCAACAAGAAGATTGAGGCCCGACACAAGGGAGAAAGCTAGATACTATAATTATTAACGAGAAAAATAGATATAAGACATGAAAAAGATCACAACTCTGGCACTGGGGCTGATGCTTGCTTCAACAGCTTTCGCTCAAAAAGCGAACTCTGCAGCTCAAATCCCAACATTCCAGGAAACTATGGGTAAGTACTTCCTGGTAGGTGCTGCCATTAATACCGATTTGCCTGATGGACAAGACCCTGCAGGTGAGGAAGTAGTGAAGAAACAGTTTAACCAGGTAGTTGCCGAAAACTGTATGAAGGGTGAGAAGAATCATCCGGAGGTGAATCGCTTTGATTTCACAGATGGCGATAAGTTGGCCGACTGGGCAGAGAAGAACGGCAAGACCTTGATCGGGCATTGTCTGGTTTGGCATTCTCAGCCACCTAAGTGGATGTTTACCGATGATAAGGGTAATCTGGTAAGCCGTGAAGTGCTTATCGGCAGAATGTATAACCATATTATGAATGTGGTTACTCATTATAAAGGTAGAGTAAAGGGTTGGGACGTTGTGAACGAGGCTTTCGAGGATGATGGCTCTTACCGCAAGTCTCTATATTATAAGATTATCGGTCCGGAGTTCATCGAACTGGCTTTCCGCTTTGCGCATGAGGCTGACCCTAACGTAGAACTCTACTACAATGATTATTCTACTTCGAAGCCAGCCAAGCGAGAGGCTATCTGCAAACTGGTTCGCGATTTGAAGGCGAAGGGTCTCCGCATCGATGCAGTAGGTATGCAGAGCCACAATGGTTTTGATTATCCTGACTATGCTGAGTATGAGAAGAGCATCGAGGCTTTTGCTGGTGAAGGCGTGAAGGTGATGCTGACGGAGTTGGATATGAACATGCTTCCTAATCCGGAAGGATTCGGCGGAGCGGAAATCAGTCAGAAGTTTGAACTTCAGAAGAAGTACAATCCATACGTGAAGGGACTTGACAAGAAGGCGCAGAAACTCTTCAATCAGCGTTATCTCGATCTCTTTAAGATTGTAGAGCGTCACAAGGATGTCATCAGTCGTGTTACCTTCTGGGGTGTCAACGATGGTCACTCTTGGTTGAATGGCTGGCCTATCCCTGGCAGAACCAACTATCCACTGCTCATCGACCGCAACAACGAGGTGAAGCCAGTGGTGAAGGAAATCGTCAATCTCTTTAAGTAAAATTTCTTTAGATAATATTGTACATCTCTTAAAATAATAAACAACAATGAAAGCAAGATATTTGTTCCCAAAGGATTATATGGCAGACCCATCTGCCAATGTGTTTAACGGTCGCCTGTATGTTTACCCATCTCATGACTGGGATAGCGGCGAATGCTTCGACGATGATGGCGGTCACTTCCAGATGAAAGACTATCATGTTCTCTCTATGGACGACGTGATGGAAGGTGAGGTAACCGATCATGGTGTGATTCTCGACGTGAAGGATGTGCCATGGGCTGAGAAGCAGATGTGGGACAACGATGTAGTAGAGAAGGATGGCAAGTACTATCTCATCTTCTCTGCCAAGGATTATAATGGTGTGTTCCATCTAGGTGTGGCTGTAGCTGATAAGCCAGAAGGTCCTTTCATTCCGAATGCCGACCCTATCCGCAAGTCATATAGCATCGACCCTTGTGTGTTCAAGGATGATGATGGCAAGATTTACTGCTACTTCGGTGGTATCTGGGGCGGTCAGCTTCAGTGGTATAAGGACAACAAGGCTCTGAAGGATGAGCATCTCCCTGAAGGCAAGGAGAACCCATTGCCATCTCGTGTAGCCATGATGACGGATGATGTGCAGCAGTTTGCTGAAATGCCAAAGCCTGTTGTCATCGTTGACGAAGAGGGTAATGTATTGCCAGCAGATGATCCACATCGCTTCTTCGAGGCCAGCTGGATGCATAAGTATAAGGGCAAGTATTACTTCAGCTACTCTACCGGTGATACTCATTATCTCTGCTATGCTGTAGGTGATAATCCTTATGGTCCGTTCACTTACAAGGGTGTTATCCTGGAGCCTGTAGTAGGTTGGACAACCCATCATAGCATCTGTGAGTACAAGGGACAGTGGTATCTGTTCCATCACGACTGCGTGCCATCAAATGATACAACCTGGCTTCGCAGCGTAAAGGTGGCTCCTCTCTTCTATGATGAGGATGATAACATCTTGCCGGTTCAGTCTGAATAAGAGTATTATAATTTTTAGGTTTATAATAGTTTTGATGAATAGTTGATATATAAGTTAATGTTAGTTTAGAAGGAACGGCATCTTCGTGAGGAGATGCCGTTTTCACATATATGCCTTTTCTTTCTTTTCTTCTCTTCTTGTTTTCTCTTTCTTTTCATCTAATGTTATTTTTAAGTTATTTCTATCATTTTGTAGGAGATTTCGGATATTTTTGTTTACCTTTGTGCCCGTAAACCATAAAAAGAATAATTTATGTTGAGATTACTTTTAAGGCTTTGGTGGTTGCAGCAGCGCCGTAACTTCCATAAGCGAGATGCCTTCGTGGCGTGCTACATCATCTTCCTGTATGTGGTGATGGGCGTGAGCTTCTTTCTCAGCTTCACCGAGAATGGGGGAGAACTTGGGGGCGAAGACATGCCTGCCCTGTTGGGAGCCGGTATCGTTGTCGGTATGCTGATTCCAGACATCATCATGAAGATGGTGATGAAGCGGGATATTACGGCGATGGATGATTACGTGAAGTCGCGACCTGTGCCGGAGAAAATCTGGAACAAGTTCCTGCTCACTACCAATCTCGTGAGCTTCTGGAACTATGTGCTTCCAGTGCTTATGCTTCCTGTATTTATCTATTTCCTGCCTGTAGGTCAGGTTATTGCCAGTTTCTTTCTGTTTCTGGCGTTCTCTTATATTGACGGCATCTACATCACCTGCTACCGCAAGGCAACAGAGTGGATTCTGAAATGGCCCTTGATATTGGGATGGATGGGAATGTTTGCCGTGCTGATAGGATATATGTTTGTGAGTTCCTTTTTCCCGGTATGGATGGGATGGGCGGGTATCTTCTTCCTTGCCGGAGCGGTATTCGCCGGACTTACCATCTATCTCTATCACGAAAAGATTTATAACGAGCAGAAGCAGAAGGTTTCCAGGTTCCGTGGTTTCAGCCATATCAACCTCTTCAGTCTGCAATATATCGGCACATTGAGAGCAAAGCGTGTCCGTACGATGGTGATTATGATTGCTGCCATCTTCCTTTTCGATGCCTATCTCTTTGCCTTGCTCCCGGCAGAAGCGGGACAGGAAATGGGGGACAAGGTGGCTATGACTACCCTCTATGTGGCGGGTGCCATCCTGCTGCCATCGGTGGTGTTGTCGCAGTGGACCTTTGGCATTGAGGCAAACTTCTTCCATGGTTTGATGACCAAGCCTGTTAAGGTTAAACAGATGCTGCAGAATTGCTTCTATTATTATATGGTGGTGAGTGCTGTCGCTTTGTTGCTTACCCTTCCGTTCCTTTTCCTGCAGGTAGGAATCGGAATCCAGGTGCTTATCAGCGGTTTCTGTCTGGCAGTATTCATCAATCTCTTCAATCTGCCTACGGCACTCTTCTCTTCCCGTCTGGAGATATTCCAGACTTCCATGTTCAGCATGCAGGGAGCTAATCTGAAGATTAATCTTTATGCCATCGCCTTTCTCTTCCCGCTGGCTGGTGTCTGTGCTGTCTATTATTTCTTCGGTGAGACGGCATGGTTTGTCACCTGCATAACGCTGGCAGTCTTCAGTATCGCCATCCATAAATGGTTCATCGCCAAGATAGCTGCCATCTTCGAGAAGAACAAGTATAAGCGCATGGAGAAGTTTATGGAAAGCTAAGTAAACATTTAACACTACACATTAAACATTAGAATAATGGATATCAAGATTCAGAATCTCAAAAAGATATATAATGGCAATACCGTACTCGATATTGATAATCTGGGTGTTGCAAAGGGCGAGCTGATAGGACTCGTAGGTAATAATGGTGCGGGCAAGACCACCTTGCTCCGTCTGATTCTCGACCTGATTCAGGCTGATGACGGTTTCGTGGAAAGCAATGGACAGAAGGTGAACGAGAGTGAGACCTGGAAGGAATATACCGGCAGTTACATCGACGGTAGATTCCTCATCGACTTCCTCACCCCTGAGGAATACTTCGATTTCATCGCTGATGTTTATCACATTGACGATGAAACCCTGCAGGAGCGATTGGCTCAGTTTGAGGGCTTTATGCACGATGAAATCATGGGAACCAAGAAGTATCTCCGTGATTTTTCTCAGGGTAACCGACAGAAGATTGGTATCATCGGAGCTATGATTATTAATCCGAAGGTTCTTCTTCTAGATGAGCCGTTCAACTATCTCGACC
This window encodes:
- a CDS encoding endo-1,4-beta-xylanase translates to MKKITTLALGLMLASTAFAQKANSAAQIPTFQETMGKYFLVGAAINTDLPDGQDPAGEEVVKKQFNQVVAENCMKGEKNHPEVNRFDFTDGDKLADWAEKNGKTLIGHCLVWHSQPPKWMFTDDKGNLVSREVLIGRMYNHIMNVVTHYKGRVKGWDVVNEAFEDDGSYRKSLYYKIIGPEFIELAFRFAHEADPNVELYYNDYSTSKPAKREAICKLVRDLKAKGLRIDAVGMQSHNGFDYPDYAEYEKSIEAFAGEGVKVMLTELDMNMLPNPEGFGGAEISQKFELQKKYNPYVKGLDKKAQKLFNQRYLDLFKIVERHKDVISRVTFWGVNDGHSWLNGWPIPGRTNYPLLIDRNNEVKPVVKEIVNLFK
- a CDS encoding glycoside hydrolase family 43 protein; its protein translation is MKARYLFPKDYMADPSANVFNGRLYVYPSHDWDSGECFDDDGGHFQMKDYHVLSMDDVMEGEVTDHGVILDVKDVPWAEKQMWDNDVVEKDGKYYLIFSAKDYNGVFHLGVAVADKPEGPFIPNADPIRKSYSIDPCVFKDDDGKIYCYFGGIWGGQLQWYKDNKALKDEHLPEGKENPLPSRVAMMTDDVQQFAEMPKPVVIVDEEGNVLPADDPHRFFEASWMHKYKGKYYFSYSTGDTHYLCYAVGDNPYGPFTYKGVILEPVVGWTTHHSICEYKGQWYLFHHDCVPSNDTTWLRSVKVAPLFYDEDDNILPVQSE
- a CDS encoding DUF5687 family protein; translation: MLRLLLRLWWLQQRRNFHKRDAFVACYIIFLYVVMGVSFFLSFTENGGELGGEDMPALLGAGIVVGMLIPDIIMKMVMKRDITAMDDYVKSRPVPEKIWNKFLLTTNLVSFWNYVLPVLMLPVFIYFLPVGQVIASFFLFLAFSYIDGIYITCYRKATEWILKWPLILGWMGMFAVLIGYMFVSSFFPVWMGWAGIFFLAGAVFAGLTIYLYHEKIYNEQKQKVSRFRGFSHINLFSLQYIGTLRAKRVRTMVIMIAAIFLFDAYLFALLPAEAGQEMGDKVAMTTLYVAGAILLPSVVLSQWTFGIEANFFHGLMTKPVKVKQMLQNCFYYYMVVSAVALLLTLPFLFLQVGIGIQVLISGFCLAVFINLFNLPTALFSSRLEIFQTSMFSMQGANLKINLYAIAFLFPLAGVCAVYYFFGETAWFVTCITLAVFSIAIHKWFIAKIAAIFEKNKYKRMEKFMES
- a CDS encoding ABC transporter ATP-binding protein, encoding MDIKIQNLKKIYNGNTVLDIDNLGVAKGELIGLVGNNGAGKTTLLRLILDLIQADDGFVESNGQKVNESETWKEYTGSYIDGRFLIDFLTPEEYFDFIADVYHIDDETLQERLAQFEGFMHDEIMGTKKYLRDFSQGNRQKIGIIGAMIINPKVLLLDEPFNYLDPSSQMTIAHMIQRICKEQGTTVIISSHNLNFVADISSRILLLEKGKLVKDLPNADGAAIAELNEYFGIQAE
- a CDS encoding MFS transporter → MEQTSVTQESKGFYKLNWLQRIGFGSGDLAQNLIYQTICMYLLFFYTDIYGLNPGVAATMFLVVRLVDVLWDPLVGTYVDKHNPRWGKYRSYLVLAGLPLTVLAILCFWNGMEGQTETIKLIYAYVTYVGLSMLYTLINVPYGALNSSLTRDTDEITILTSVRMFMANVGGLCVSAGVPILVAMLAAAKDLPIEMALFMGLGSLPSFIFMPLVPAIKKKVGKKNMFYIFLTVAIVGMAMLYIISKMGSVKDHITLVYIAQFIKSTGVIVATGYMWALIPEVISFAEYTSGKRIAGIVNALTGIFYKAGMALGGVIPGAVLAWTGYQAAAAQEGNSLPTDSNAWFVAMLIFALVGFALLVFCFTQTKERVVMDEKETKNVKVSDLWTEFFHNRPLRIVALFFITAFAMMSVGNAAGAYFMNDLEQQTPLAQEGIRWLVCVIPAILLGLAMFIISKYELTDEVIDDINKKIEARHKGES